The Toxorhynchites rutilus septentrionalis strain SRP chromosome 3, ASM2978413v1, whole genome shotgun sequence genome includes a region encoding these proteins:
- the LOC129775403 gene encoding uncharacterized protein LOC129775403 produces the protein MAYINVAEWSSDQVTDWLKGLDNSMYHYVQSFTNNEVGGKQLLNIRPYELEQLGMCSIGHQEIVLEAVEYLKNFNYNLDKENLQFLALHVASASRSLCKQLEYTDQTKLETQILKDITRTNAALKPLIGWLDRAPFRGQLRFDELRKQIMKLGLEMATMAMRDRFSVKPVETIHIVADKMAKIADYIIQDISDPMILQPASLDLVTLKKRESDLGFLVMPSLNGIHRIAEIKFNSPAHNSGKVEEGDEIVQINYQTVVGWEYKKVLVQLQESPPDVLLTLKKRPKHTKIYGQIYIKPYRLPSKKRSLPYRWGENLPSPRVELFALQDFSLPLARVPEKQASSDSESENSDILTPTDVKKSDKDLRLYMPKPRAVLQRRHTLSSFKDLVSVSFWHERQSSKQMSNDPQSLRDKSVSFGFGLEMAPRPTTCLGMVNGAGNGAGANGQAKFSSFGGLKGSLPDIVPADKAGADKADQAQSDSPAGEEGEEGKPGVSKVVRFESNMKFEECHVDTKYTCNVDNTVLETFEPIPYVDEEVPVQSVNQRVKQFESIASKNSANNSNITCVASNADQAKTSDSQSAKVVCAGSSNVGDNNVNNNKVTNNGDPVVRPAVKPIPMQRQISRETNITEAINTVLINREMVKRGRLDKSHSTPAYDDDIPPAIEPRKEHLMKAPPVPPPRPKKTLETNINLVPEKPPPLSPAVVATSATAADLGFISPHQASTTALEHGEENNKSKLANLVDLKNRDNSHAAGGESNIAPLSPPPKPAERIMSPPRRIPASKHFLEGPIETPSELFTPNKTKSLTLKKKNSLLSKRRNVSLKTLCVSDIQGHLYRRTKDRSGLAYWAKYYFVLIETTLYGFKSKDSHKANSMIFLSGFTISLAKEVHSKPFAFKVYHPNKTFYFAAETQEALGQWMEYIKQATLKGNSAAPGSSSADHSVKELFSETDSSEDEFSLMDSQTKLNLLCTPSPQLSSSLGRSSEHHHHSLHMDGSGSTPTSSKQDRYHLNFGSLKKFTKSNPFSGEGNGGSSAGSSESKFFGFFSSHKNVEKSNSSEMPVPTPQFRSYRKVPGSGGGLQIGSNSVSTEVIPHAASSLTMNRNEGMTASNLSLASTSTLQHPPTIHLQPPATPNEDKLQPIIVEPLPEPPSTPIPNETAELLNRAKKNKRISPHNYIHASNPNLVEFDFQTSKAMLQTSSNWDSNPSHGHLHSMITLKDLMLQKQAEEAQDMYNKRVCLGVEKFDDRSLKKNLLKPSEAKPEMIVSNVPESVNKIQKRRLPVTPDYAQSFKLDDEDILYTRSKEGQKLRDFGYELISGDDAFDMKNAAGSSSAGHSGSGSSNNQDIKRQDGTGSIKKKTRTWINSDRRNEESSSSDRSLRDSFKKSKNKAVIAKLDNIKASSEKLFQFKHNNNNDRESLKTKQLDKTSPALNVNLKQSGPLGSLNKNNNNPNTPPFEQQTSVFTTTTTTSSFLASQTLSHAIPGTSATSGGSGQGNFIPGGIKKSNTCNSSSDFKENASKAQSVRKNSAPERGTSYFTKLSFSSSSSKTAKEKKLLGSPGLHRAIFGKNQHQEPTVIDHEVFSPISYTKSTFSAESTIQSNSTLTSTITIGNIQSTATTTSVLTSNVLNRTSPDYPNMEYPPVFEPETYSLSDPSMTLLKRRQNHQQK, from the exons GCCTCGATAACTCGATGTACCATTATGTGCAATCCTTCACCAACAATGAAGTGGGCGGCAAACAGCTTCTCAACATACGGCCCTACGAACTGGAGCAGCTCGGGATGTGCTCGATTGGACACCAGGAAATTGTGCTGGAGGCGGTGGAGTATCTGAAAAATTTC AACTACAATCTGGACAAGGAAAATTTGCAGTTTTTGGCGCTACATGTTGCATCGGCATCCCGGTCGTTGTGTAAGCAACTTGAATACACGGATCAGACCAAACTGGAGACGCAAATCTTGAAGGATATTACTCGTACTAATGCGGCGTTAAAGCCGCTAATTGGATGGCTAGACCGGGCCCCTTTCAGAG GTCAGTTACGCTTTGATGAACTGCGGAAACAAATAATGAAGCTTGGTCTGGAAATGGCAACGATGGCCATGCGGGATAGATTCTCGGTTAAACCAGTGGAAACG ATTCACATCGTGGCGGACAAGATGGCAAAAATTGCCGATTACATCATTCAGGACATATCAGACCCCATGATTCTGCAGCCGGCTTCGCTCGATCTTGTAACCCTCAAAAAGCGAGAGTCGGATCTGGGATTTTTGGTGATGCCAAGCTTGAACGGCATTCACAG AATCGCGGAAATCAAATTCAATTCTCCGGCACACAACTCGGGCAAGGTGGAGGAAGGCGATGAAATTGTGCAAATTAATTACCAAACCGTTGTCGGATGGGAGTACAAAAAAGTGCTCGTACAGTTGCAGGAGTCGCCACCAG ATGTTCTTCTAACACTGAAGAAGCGCCCGAAACACACTAAAATCTACGGCCAAATATACATCAAACCCTACCGATTGCCCAGCAAGAAACGCTCGCTACCCTATCGGTGGGGCGAAAACCTTCCAAGTCCACGGGTGGAACTGTTTGCACTGCAAGACTTCAGTCTCCCGCTGGCACGGGTTCCGGAGAAGCAAGCCTCTTCAGATTCCGAGTCGGAAAACAGCGACATTCTGACGCCAACGGATGTGAAAAAATCCGACAAAGACCTGCGGCTGTATATGCCGAAACCAAGGGCCGTCCTGCAGAGGCGACACACGCTGTCCAGCTTCAAGGATTTGGTGAGCGTGTCCTTCTGGCACGAGCGACAGAGCAGCAAGCAAATGTCGAACGATCCGCAGAGCTTGAGGGACAAATCGGTTTCGTTTGGATTTGGGTTGGAAATGGCTCCCAGGCCAACAACTTGCTTGGGAATGGTCAACGGTGCTGGGAATGGAGCCGGCGCAAATGGGCAGGCAAAATTCAGCAGTTTCGGCGGTTTGAAAGGCTCGCTGCCGGATATCGTACCAGCGGACAAAGCTGGAGCGGATAAAGCGGATCAGGCGCAAAGTGATTCCCCTGCGGGCGAAGAGGGAGAAGAGGGTAAACCTGGTGTTTCTAAAGTGGTGCGTTTCGAGTCGAACATGAAATTTGAAGAGTGTCATGTCGACACAAAGTATACATGTAATGTTGACAATACTGTCCTGGAGACGTTCGAACCTATTCCGTACGTGGATGAGGAGGTCCCTGTGCAATCGGTTAACCAGAGGGTAAAACAGTTCGAGTCTATTGCCAGTAAAAATAGTGCCAACAATTCAAACATAACGTGCGTTGCGAG caatgcTGACCAAGCTAAAACCAGCGACTCTCAAAGTGCCAAGGTAGTATGTGCTGGAAGCAGCAATGTGGGTGACAATAATGTAAACAACAATAAGGTCACTAATAACGGTGATCCCGTAGTTCGACCCGCAGTAAAACCAATTCCGATGCAGAGACAAATCTCCAGAGAAACCAACATCACCGAGGCAATCAATACGGTGCTAATCAACCGTGAAATGGTCAAACGAGGACGTCTGGATAAAAGTCACAGCACTCCAGCCTATGACGATG ACATACCACCTGCCATCGAGCCTCGGAAAGAGCATCTGATGAAGGCTCCTCCGGTGCCTCCGCCACGACCAAAGAAAACCCTCGAGACGAACATCAATTTAGTGCCGGAGAAACCGCCGCCTCTTTCGCCTGCAGTCGTCGCTACAAGTGCTACCGCAGCCGATTTAGGCTTCATCAGTCCACACCAGGCATCCACAACCGCTTTGGAGCATGGCGAAGAAAACAACAAATCCAAGCTGGCAAATTTGGTTGATCTGAAAAATCGCGACAATTCCCATGCGGCAGGAGGCGAGTCAAATATCGCACCACTCTCACCCCCACCCAAACCAGCGGAACGAATTATGTCGCCACCAAGAAGGATACCCGCTTCGAAACACTTTCTAGAGGGTCCCATCGAGACACCGTCGGAGCTTTTCACTCCCAATAAAACCAAGAGTTTGACGTTGAAGAAAAAGAATTCACTGCTTTCGAAACGGAGGAATGTGTCGCTGAAAACACTCTGCGTGAGTGATATCCAAGGGCATCTGTACAGGAGGACCAAAGACCGCAGTGGTCTGGCATATTGGGCCAAGTACTATTTCGTGCTCATCGAAACAACATTGTATGGGTTTAAATCGAAAGACTCCCATAAGGCGAACAGTATGATTTTCTTGTCCGGATTTACAATTTCGTTGGCAAAGGAGGTTCACTCGAAGCCTTTCGCCTTCAAAGTGTACCATCCGAACAAGACGTTTTATTTTGCAGCTGAAACCCAGGAAGCCTTGGGACAATGGATGGAATACATCAAACAAGCGACGCTGAAAGGGAACAGCGCAGCGCCCGGTAGCAGTTCAGCTGATCACAGCGTGAAGGAATTGTTTTCCGAAACGGATAGCTCAGAAGATGAATTCAGCCTGATGGATAGTCAGACAAAACTTAATCTGCTGTGCACTCCCTCTCCACAATTGTCATCTTCCCTAGGCAGGAGTTCAGAGCATCACCACCATTCGTTGCACATGGACGGGAGTGGCAGTACCCCGACATCTTCCAAGCAGGATAGATACCATTTAAATTTTGGATCGCTGAAAAAGTTCACTAAAAGCAACCCTTTTAGTGGGGAAGGCAACGGTGGAAGTAGCGCGGGAAGCAGTGAGAGTAagttttttggatttttcagcTCTCacaaaaatgtggaaaaatccAACTCGAGTGAGATGCCTGTTCCCACGCCGCAGTTCCGAAGCTACCGCAAAGTGCCCGGAAGTGGCGGCGGTTTACAGATCGGATCAAATTCTGTGTCCACGGAAGTCATACCCCATGCTGCGTCATCTCTGACGATGAATCGGAACGAGGGTATGACCGCGAGCAATCTGTCCCTTGCTTCGACCAGTACTCTCCAACATCCTCCGACGATCCACCTGCAACCTCCCGCTACGCCAAACGAGGACAAACTGCAGCCAATCATTGTGGAACCTCTGCCGGAACCACCGTCGACGCCTATCCCCAACGAAACAGCCGAGTTGCTGAATCGTGCCAAGAAAAATAAACGCATTTCACCCCACAACTATATACATGCCTCCAATCCGAATTTGGTGGAGTTTGATTTTCAAACTTCGAAAGCTATGCTTCAAACTTCGTCCAACTGGGACAGTAATCCATCCCATGGCCACCTGCACTCCATGATCACCTTGAAGGATTTGATGCTTCAAAAGCAGGCGGAAGAAGCACAGGATATGTACAACAAGCGAGTTTGCCTGGGGGTAGAGAAATTTGATGATCGgagtctgaaaaaaaatctcctcAAGCCAAGCGAGGCAAAGCCTGAAATGATTGTCAGTAACGTACCAGAATCGGTGAACAAAATCCAAAAGCGTCGTCTACCGGTGACCCCAGATTACGCACAGAGTTTCAAGTTGGACGACGAGGATATTTTGTACACAAGAAGCAAAGAAGGTCAGAAATTGAGGGATTTCGGTTATGAGCTGATTTCCGGTGACGACGCGTTTGATATGAAGAATGCTGCCGGTTCATCATCCGCCGGGCATAGTGGCAGTGGTTCTAGTAATAACCAGGATATCAAACGGCAGGATGGCACTGGTTCGATCAAAAAGAAAACACGCACATGGATCAACTCGGATCGACGAAACGAGGAATCATCCTCATCCGATCGCTCGCTAAGAGACAGTTTCAAGAAATCTAAAAACAAAGCTGTTATTGCCAAGCTGGACAACATCAAGGCCAGCAGTGAGAAACTCTTTCAGTTCAAACATAATAACAATAATGACAGAGAGTCGTTGAAAACGAAGCAATTAGACAAAACATCCCCAGCGCTCAATGTGAACCTAAAGCAATCAGGGCCACTCGGCAGtctcaacaaaaacaacaacaatccaAACACGCCTCCATTCGAGCAGCAGACGTCTGTTTTCACAACAACCACAACCACCAGCAGCTTTCTAGCGTCGCAAACACTCAGTCACGCTATTCCTGGAACAAGTgccaccagtggtggtagtGGTCAGGGTAACTTCATTCCAGGtggaataaaaaaatcgaacacaTGTAACAGTTCGTCCGATTTCAAGGAGAACGCCTCGAAAGCGCAAAGCGTGAGGAAAAACTCCGCGCCTGAACGTGGCACATCGTACTTTACGAAACTATCTTTCAGTAGCTCGTCTTCGAAAACTGCCAAGGAAAAAAAGCTTCTCGGTTCGCCCGGGCTGCACCGGGCAATTTTCGGTAAAAATCAACACCAAGAGCCGACCGTTATCGACCACGAAGTATTTTCGCCGATTTCCTACACAAAG